One window of the Anomalospiza imberbis isolate Cuckoo-Finch-1a 21T00152 chromosome 12, ASM3175350v1, whole genome shotgun sequence genome contains the following:
- the RBL2 gene encoding retinoblastoma-like protein 2: MSGRGARRGRGPSLGVWIRTRGAAAQARSCPPAAGRGMAGEDAAGAEPGPAGSAAAAPSPPGEDGETRQRYEELCRSLNMDERARAEAWLSYQSMRRNYTLEGNDMHWLACALYVACRKAIPTVSRGTAEGNYVSLTRILRCSDQSLIEFFNKMKKWEDMANLPSQFRERTERLERNFTVSAVIFKKYEPIFQDIFRYPQEDQPRQQRGRKQRRQPCTVTEVFQFCWVLFVHAKGNFPMISDDLVNSYHLLLCALDLVYGNALQCPNRKELLNPNFKGLPEDFHSKDYKLSSDPPCIIEKLCSLHYGLVLEAKGIKEHFWKPYIRKLFDKKLLRGKDENLTGFLDPGNFGDSVKAINKAYEEYVLSVGNLDERIFLGEDADEEIGTLTRCLNTPSGLETAERVQVKHNLQQHFDRSKSLRISTPLTGRKYIKESNPYVTPVSIATYSLSRLHTMLAGLKNAPSENLEQILRSCSRDPSQSIANRVKEMHDVYCQSTQSEGEFSHFSKDVASKHFRRAEMLYYKVLESVIEQERKRLGDTDLSAILEQDVFHRSLLACCLEIITFTYNPPGNFPFVTEIFDIPVYHFYKVIEVFIRAEDGLCREVVKHLNHIEEQILESMAWKRESVLWDRIRENENKVPTCEEVMPPQYFERSAGSSVVGSPLTPRRINEVRAESGGLGKGLSSPPATLYDRYSSPTANPTRRRLFADNDGAPEGGTAVRVPPQPVVSTVPVQNMSPEAVSVTPVPGQTLVTVATATVTANNGQTVTIPVQGIANENGGITFFPVQVNVGTQPQAVSGPMQPLSAQTLAGTLNPQMAGAALQLPGQLTVQQVSPGEQRQTQHFSATAVKPRKMGSLALFFRKVYHLASVRLRDLCAKLDVSDELRQKIWTCFEYSLVHCPEIMMDRHLDQLLMCAIYVMTKVTNEDRSFQNIMRCYRTQPQAKSHVYRSVLIKGRRRRHSGSSDSSSQQNSPTDRSKDRNKERSSRDSSPVMRSSSTLPVPQPSSAPPTPTRLAGPNSDTEEEERGDLIQFYNNVYIEQIKDFALKYTSNATDSPPLSPYPFVRLGSPRRVQLSQHHPLYISPHRNESALSPQEKIFYYFSSSPSKRLKEINSMVRTGETPTKKRGILLEDGTEAPAKRICQENHTALLRRLQDVANDRGSH, encoded by the exons GGAAATGACATGCATTGGCTGGCTTGTGCCTTGTATGTGGCTTGCAGGAAAGCAATTCCAACTGTGAGCAGGGGAACAGCAGAAGGAAATTATGTATCCTTAACCAGAATCCTGCGCTGTTCAGACCAAAG CTTGATCGAGTTTTTTAACAAGATGAAGAAGTGGGAAGACATGGCTAACCTACCATCCCAGTTCAGAGAGCGAACTGAGAGATTAGAGAGGAATTTTACTGTTTCTGCAGTCATTTTTAAGAAGTATGAGCCCATTTTTCAGGACATTTTCAGGTATCCTCAAGAAGATCAACCTCGTCAacagagaggaaggaaacaGAG ACGACAACCATGTACTGTGACCGAAGTTTTCCAGTTTTGTTGGGTCCTGTTCGTTCATGCAAAAG GAAATTTTCCTATGATCAGTGATGATTTGGTCAATTCCTACCATCTCTTGCTGTGTGCTTTGGATCTTGTGTATGGAAATGCTCTGCAGTGTCCTAACCGTAAAGAACTCCTGAATCCTAATTTTAAGG GTCTACCTGAAGACTTCCATAGTAAGGATTATAAATTATCATCTGATCCTCCCTGCATCATTGAAAAACTGTGTTCTTTACATTATGGGTTAGTTTTAGAAGCAAAAGGTATAAAGGAACATTTTTGGAAGCCATATATTCGGAAGCTTTTTGACAAAAAG CTCTTAAGAGGAAAAGATGAAAATCTGACGGGATTTCTAGATCCTGGGAACTTTGGAGATAGCGT CAAAGCCATCAACAAGGCCTATGAGGAGTATGTTCTGTCAGTGGGAAATCTCGATGAGCGAATATTCCTTGGCGAGGATGCGGATGAAGAGATTGGAACTCTCACGAGGTGCCTAAACACACCTTCAGGACTGGAAACAGCTGAAAGGGTACAAGTGAAGCATAATTTGCAGCAGCATTTTGACAGG tccaAATCACTCAGGATCTCAACTCCCCTTACTGGCCGCAAGTATATTAAAGAGAGCAACCCATACGTGACACCTGTTTCCATAGCAACCTACAGCCTGAGCCGCCTGCACACGATGCTGGCAGGGCTGAAAAATGCCCCCAGTGAAAATCTGGAGCAAATACTCAG GTCGTGCTCCAGAGATCCTTCTCAATCCATTGCAAACAGAGTTAAAGAAATGCACGATGTGTACTGTCAGAGCACTCAGTCTGAAGGAGAATTCAGTCATTTTTCCAAAG ATGTTGCTAGTAAACATTTTCGTCGTGCTGAGATGCTCTACTACAAGGTCTTGGAGTCAGTCATTGAGCAAGAGAGGAAGAGACTGGGAGACACTGACTTATCT GCAATACTGGAGCAAGATGTGTTTCACAGGTCTCTGCTGGCATGTTGCCTGGAGATCATTACCTTTACATACAACCCACCTGGAAACTTCCCATTCGTCACTGAAATATTTGACATTCCAGTTTATCATTTTTACAAG GTAATTGAGGTTTTTATTAGAGCAGAGGATGGCCTTTGTCGGGAAGTGGTGAAACACCTGAACCACATTGAAGAGCAGATCCTGGAAAGTATGGCATGGAAACGGGAATCCGTACTGTGGGACAGGATCAGAGAGAATGAAAACAAAGTTCCTACTTGTGAAGAG GTAATGCCACCTCAGTACTTCGAGAGATCTGCTGGGAGCAGTGTTGTAGGTTCACCATTGACACCACGGCGAATAAATGAGGTTCGTGCTGAAAGCGGAGGACTGGGAAAAG gcctctcctcccctccagccaCCCTGTATGACAGGTAcagctctcccacagccaaCCCCACGCGGCGGCGCCTGTTTGCTGACAATGACGGTGCCCCCGAGGGTGGCACGGCCGTCAGGGTGCCCCCGCAGCCCGTGGTGAGCACGGTGCCTGTGCAGAACATGAGCCCCGAGGCCGTGTCCGTGACCCCGGTGCCTGGCCAGACCCTGGTGACAGTGGCAACGGCCACCGTGACAGCCAACAACGGGCAGACGGTGACAATACCTGTGCAAG GTATTGCCAATGAAAATGGAGGAATAACTTTCTTCCCAGTCCAAGTAAATGTAGGTACCCAGCCCCAGGCTGTGTCTGGGCCCATGCAGCCTCTGAGTGCCCAGACTCTGGCTGGCACCCTGAACCCTCAGATGGCTGGGGCAGCACTGCAGTTGCCAGGCCAGTTAACAGTGCAGCAGGTCTCCCCTGGAGAGCAGAGACAGACCCAGCACTTCAGTGCCACAGCAGTCAAGCCTCGCAAGATGGGCTCACTTGCACTCTTCTTCAGAAAG GTGTATCACTTGGCCAGTGTGCGTCTGAGGGACCTCTGTGCCAAACTCGATGTGTCTGATGAGCTGCGCCAAAAGATCTGGACATGCTTTGAGTATTCCTTGGTGCACTGCCCTGAAATCATGATGGACAGACACCTGGATCAGCTGCTGATGTGTGCCATCTACGTCATGACTAAG GTTACTAATGAAGACAGATCCTTCCAGAACATCATGCGCTGCTACCGGACGCAGCCACAAGCCAAGAGTCAC gtcTATCGCAGTGTCCTCATCAagggccgccgccgccgccactcgggcagcagtgacagcagcagccagcagaacTCGCCCACAGACAGGAGCAAAGACAGGAACAAAGAAAGAA GCAGCCGTGACTCCAGCCCGGTGATGCgctccagcagcaccctgcccgtgccccagccctccagcgcgccccccacccccacccgCCTCGCCGGCCCCAACAGCGACACCGAGGAGGAGGAGCGCGGGGACCTCATCCAGTTCTACAACAACGTCTACATCGAGCAGATCAAGGACTTTGCCCTCAAGTACACTTCAAATGCA ACGGACTCGCCCCCGCTCTCGCCGTACCCCTTCGTGCGCCTCGGCTCCCCCCGCAGAgtgcagctctcccagcaccaCCCCCTGTACATCTCACCACACAGAAACGAGTCTGCCCTCTCTCCCCAAGAGAAGATATTCTACTACTTCAGCAGCAGCCCCTCAAAG AGGCTAAAGGAAATCAACAGTATGGTTCGAACTGGAGAAACACCCACAAAGAAGAGAGGCATCCTCTTGGAAGATGGAACTGAAGCCCCAGCCAAGCGCATCTGCCAGGAGAATCACACGGCTCTGTTAAGACGGCTCCAGGACGTAGCGAATGACCGAGGGTCTCACTGA
- the AKTIP gene encoding AKT-interacting protein isoform X1 — translation MNPFWSMSTGSVRKRSDTEEKTLSGELRTSPLRASSKKQLPSIPKNAVPITKPASPATSSQSTNGTHASYGPFYLEYSLLAEFTLVVKQKLPGVYVQPSYRSALMWFGVIFIRHGLYQDGVFKFTVYIPDNYPDGDCPRLVFDLPVFHPLVDPLSGELDVKRAFAKWRRNHNHIWQVLMYARRVFYKIDTTSPLNPEAAVLYEKDVQLFKSKVVDSVKLCSSHLFDQPKIEDPYAIIFSPWNPAIHDEAREKMLTQKKKPEDQHCKSMHVSGLSWVKPGSVQPFSKEEKTMPT, via the exons ATGAACCCTTTCTGGAGCATGTCTACAGGTTCTGTGCGCAAG AGATCTGACACTGAAGAGAAAACATTGAGTGGAGAGCTTCGAACCAGTCCCCTGCGAGCTTCCTCAAAGAAACAGTTGCCTTCAATCCCAAAGAATGCTGTGCCAATAACCAAGCCTGCTTCACCTGCCACCTCCTCCCAGTCCACAAATGGAACACATGCTTCCTATGGACCTTTTTATTTGGAGTACTCGCTACTTGCAGAATT TACCTTGGTGGTGAAGCAGAAGTTGCCAGGTGTCTACGTGCAGCCCTCGTACCGATCAGCTTTAA TGTGGTTTGGTGTGATATTCATAAGACATGGGCTCTACCAGGATGGTGTGTTTAAGTTCACTGTCTATATTCCTGATAATTACCCAGATGGAGACTGCCCG CGCTTGGTTTTTGACCTGCCTGTCTTCCACCCACTAGTGGACCCTTTATCTGGTGAACTGGATGTGAAAAGAGCATTTGCAAAATGGAG GAGAAATCATAATCACATATGGCAAGTGTTAATGTATGCTCGCAGAGTCTTCTACAAGATTGATACAACCAGTCCTCTGAACCCTgaggctgcagtgct GTATGAAAAGGATGTTCAGCTGTTCAAAAGTAAAGTGGTAGACAGTGTCAAACTATGCAGTAGTCATTTATTTGATCAGCCCAAAATAGAGGACCCCTATGCAATCAT TTTTTCTCCATGGAATCCAGCTATACATGATGAAGCTAGAGAGAAGATGTTGACTCAGAAG AAGAAGCCGGAAGATCAGCACTGCAAAAGCATGCACGTCTCTGGCCTGTCCTGGGTGAAGCCTGGCTCAGTCCAGCCCTTCAGCAAAGAAGAGAAGACAATGCCCACTTAG
- the AKTIP gene encoding AKT-interacting protein isoform X2: MNPFWSMSTGSVRKRSDTEEKTLSGELRTSPLRASSKKQLPSIPKNAVPITKPASPATSSQSTNGTHASYGPFYLEYSLLAEFTLVVKQKLPGVYVQPSYRSALMWFGVIFIRHGLYQDGVFKFTVYIPDNYPDGDCPRLVFDLPVFHPLVDPLSGELDVKRAFAKWRRNHNHIWQVLMYARRVFYKIDTTSPLNPEAAVLYEKDVQLFKSKVVDSVKLCSSHLFDQPKIEDPYAIIFSPWNPAIHDEAREKMLTQKKPEDQHCKSMHVSGLSWVKPGSVQPFSKEEKTMPT; encoded by the exons ATGAACCCTTTCTGGAGCATGTCTACAGGTTCTGTGCGCAAG AGATCTGACACTGAAGAGAAAACATTGAGTGGAGAGCTTCGAACCAGTCCCCTGCGAGCTTCCTCAAAGAAACAGTTGCCTTCAATCCCAAAGAATGCTGTGCCAATAACCAAGCCTGCTTCACCTGCCACCTCCTCCCAGTCCACAAATGGAACACATGCTTCCTATGGACCTTTTTATTTGGAGTACTCGCTACTTGCAGAATT TACCTTGGTGGTGAAGCAGAAGTTGCCAGGTGTCTACGTGCAGCCCTCGTACCGATCAGCTTTAA TGTGGTTTGGTGTGATATTCATAAGACATGGGCTCTACCAGGATGGTGTGTTTAAGTTCACTGTCTATATTCCTGATAATTACCCAGATGGAGACTGCCCG CGCTTGGTTTTTGACCTGCCTGTCTTCCACCCACTAGTGGACCCTTTATCTGGTGAACTGGATGTGAAAAGAGCATTTGCAAAATGGAG GAGAAATCATAATCACATATGGCAAGTGTTAATGTATGCTCGCAGAGTCTTCTACAAGATTGATACAACCAGTCCTCTGAACCCTgaggctgcagtgct GTATGAAAAGGATGTTCAGCTGTTCAAAAGTAAAGTGGTAGACAGTGTCAAACTATGCAGTAGTCATTTATTTGATCAGCCCAAAATAGAGGACCCCTATGCAATCAT TTTTTCTCCATGGAATCCAGCTATACATGATGAAGCTAGAGAGAAGATGTTGACTCAGAAG AAGCCGGAAGATCAGCACTGCAAAAGCATGCACGTCTCTGGCCTGTCCTGGGTGAAGCCTGGCTCAGTCCAGCCCTTCAGCAAAGAAGAGAAGACAATGCCCACTTAG